In a single window of the Campylobacter fetus subsp. testudinum 03-427 genome:
- a CDS encoding putative membrane protein, whose product MSKTTLFRYFDRVILILLALFFITEHHFKFTAVKNISLYLSFLLVFCLFFIDKKALFSNLKTNFNSAKPAFFAIIFFIIYTAVVSFFPYDSKFDSFNEAFSEFGRGSVFLIVILCWFDGSKDKIKFMFYSVILAFIFVTISYSKPLFFNFNDIDAQTFESGRIISRAYADYVDRFLAFGLISMLFFRSNLIRFLSLILSIILPIIMDVLAGARGSYLAGFVCIVLFFIISYQNGFKDIYKKNLKQIVVFTTVCFATIFLILFDSSIAKYKLSQGSYSSGRDLILKERLPLLLNSPRAFVGLGHGKDQYDSFLRDENDKGANISMMQIHKDSGERFWWNDEPFFVGKYYYYGVFGTSMLVFIALWLVLVSYSKFKKTRNLIYLAIFLSVISYFGVRGLFESINLRILYMFYMVGFVMMLNSYYKKDSDENLTYKK is encoded by the coding sequence GTGAGCAAAACAACGCTTTTTAGATATTTTGATAGAGTTATTTTGATACTTTTAGCACTATTTTTTATAACCGAACATCATTTTAAATTCACCGCTGTTAAAAATATATCTCTTTACCTATCATTTTTGCTTGTTTTTTGCTTGTTTTTTATAGATAAAAAAGCACTATTTTCAAATTTAAAAACAAATTTCAATAGCGCAAAACCGGCATTTTTTGCTATTATATTTTTTATTATCTACACTGCTGTAGTATCGTTTTTTCCATATGATTCTAAATTTGATTCATTCAATGAAGCTTTTAGTGAGTTTGGGAGAGGATCTGTATTTTTGATAGTTATTTTATGTTGGTTTGATGGCAGTAAAGATAAGATAAAATTTATGTTTTATTCTGTTATTTTAGCTTTTATTTTTGTTACGATTTCCTACTCTAAACCTCTTTTTTTTAATTTCAACGATATCGATGCGCAGACGTTTGAGAGCGGAAGGATTATCAGCAGAGCTTACGCTGATTATGTAGATAGATTTTTAGCTTTTGGGCTAATATCTATGCTGTTTTTTAGATCAAATTTGATACGGTTTTTATCACTGATTTTATCTATAATTTTACCTATAATTATGGACGTTTTGGCTGGGGCTAGAGGCAGTTATTTGGCTGGATTTGTTTGTATCGTTTTATTTTTTATTATTAGTTATCAAAATGGATTTAAAGATATTTATAAGAAAAATTTAAAACAGATAGTAGTTTTTACAACAGTCTGTTTTGCAACTATTTTTTTGATACTTTTTGACTCATCTATCGCTAAATACAAGCTTTCGCAAGGTTCATATAGCTCAGGAAGAGATCTTATACTAAAAGAGAGACTTCCGCTTTTGTTAAATAGTCCAAGAGCTTTTGTCGGATTAGGGCACGGCAAAGACCAGTATGACTCATTTTTACGCGATGAAAATGACAAAGGAGCAAATATCTCTATGATGCAAATTCATAAAGATAGTGGTGAGAGATTTTGGTGGAATGATGAGCCGTTTTTTGTTGGAAAATACTATTATTATGGTGTATTTGGCACATCAATGTTGGTTTTTATAGCACTTTGGCTTGTTTTGGTATCTTACTCTAAATTTAAAAAAACAAGAAATCTTATATATTTAGCTATATTCTTATCAGTTATCTCGTATTTCGGAGTAAGAGGACTATTTGAATCAATTAATCTACGAATATTATATATGTTTTATATGGTTGGATTTGTGATGATGCTTAACTCATACTATAAAAAGGATAGCGATGAAAATCTTACTTATAAGAAATGA
- a CDS encoding glycosyltransferase, family 1 (Pfam matches to PF00534.16 Glycos_transf_1, and to PF13439.2 Glyco_transf_4): MKKIVFLRTDPSATGGAERYLTRLKNALKNSGISSEIRSFKGNKKLSSWLKALKFNAQVKNEKKDDEIYFSLERVTSADIYRAGDGVHKVYRSLKPFWFFNPLNFVYVYLEKKCFLNSKSIIANSNLIKQQIIDTYGIDKDKITTIYNGINLPTKVEKGSAKMRLCEKFGLNYELPILLFVGSGFKRKGVSEFLNIVSNISLTLNTIIVGSDKNIKKYKNLAKKLGIDAIFTGKQRVVNDFYEGADMFIFPTHYEPFSNVILEALSYGCVCITTKQNGASEILDKDFIMDNPKSFEIANFIEKILKDSKLLSKIQASNLELSKKFSIEDNAKKTMEIINAHTN, translated from the coding sequence ATGAAAAAGATAGTATTTCTAAGAACAGATCCAAGTGCTACAGGCGGAGCTGAAAGGTACTTAACAAGGCTTAAAAACGCCCTTAAAAACTCAGGTATAAGCTCAGAGATAAGAAGTTTCAAAGGAAATAAAAAGTTAAGCTCATGGCTAAAAGCACTTAAATTTAATGCTCAAGTAAAAAACGAAAAAAAAGATGATGAGATATACTTCAGCTTAGAGCGAGTCACATCAGCTGATATCTATAGAGCTGGTGATGGGGTGCATAAAGTTTATAGATCTCTAAAACCGTTTTGGTTTTTTAATCCTTTAAATTTCGTATATGTTTATCTTGAAAAAAAATGCTTTTTAAATTCCAAAAGCATAATCGCAAACTCAAATTTGATAAAACAGCAGATCATAGATACATACGGTATCGACAAAGATAAAATCACAACCATATACAACGGTATAAATCTTCCAACAAAAGTAGAAAAAGGAAGCGCTAAAATGCGACTTTGTGAGAAATTTGGGCTAAATTATGAGCTTCCTATACTGCTTTTTGTAGGAAGTGGTTTTAAAAGAAAAGGCGTAAGCGAGTTTCTAAACATTGTGTCAAACATATCACTCACTCTAAACACAATTATAGTAGGTAGTGATAAAAATATAAAAAAATATAAAAATCTAGCAAAAAAACTGGGTATAGACGCCATATTTACAGGCAAACAAAGAGTTGTAAATGACTTTTATGAAGGCGCTGATATGTTTATATTTCCTACTCATTACGAGCCGTTTTCAAATGTCATTTTAGAAGCTCTTAGTTATGGATGCGTTTGCATAACAACCAAACAAAACGGTGCTAGTGAGATACTTGATAAAGATTTTATAATGGATAATCCTAAGAGTTTTGAGATAGCAAATTTCATAGAAAAAATCTTAAAAGATAGCAAACTACTCTCAAAAATACAAGCTTCAAATTTAGAATTATCAAAAAAATTCAGCATAGAAGATAACGCTAAAAAAACGATGGAAATCATAAATGCGCATACTAATTGA
- a CDS encoding glycosyltransferase, family 1 (Pfam matches to PF00534.16 Glycos_transf_1, and to PF13439.2 Glyco_transf_4), whose protein sequence is MINILELESSLGFGGQEHRTMRLINALDESKFKVFYGLNRGSKSLEKPIKCRFVEFNLKKVYNVFTIIKICWFVKKNGIKIISTHSGKDGNIGSIVGKICGVKVVRTRHLQTPIKSPFSYNLSSKVVAVSNATKESLIRRGVKENLIEVIRTGVDTQKYTKNFKLNLKKELGLSEETVLIGIVAVLRAAKNHKLLVEAFSELNLPKTALVIIGDGPQKQNLENLIIGRNNIFMLGNKDNVSEFLGSLDIFVLPSNMEALGTAILEASSAGVACIGSRVGGIPEAIKDAQTGLLFENGNLESLKTALKNLIENVDLRAEFAKNGIKYVKDSFSTEVMAKKTQQIYEELVNED, encoded by the coding sequence ATGATAAATATACTAGAGCTTGAAAGCTCACTTGGATTTGGCGGACAAGAGCATAGAACTATGCGTCTTATCAACGCGCTTGATGAGAGTAAATTTAAGGTATTTTACGGGCTAAATAGAGGTTCAAAGTCTCTTGAAAAGCCTATAAAATGCAGATTTGTAGAGTTTAATCTAAAAAAAGTTTATAATGTTTTTACTATTATTAAAATTTGCTGGTTTGTTAAAAAAAATGGTATTAAGATTATCTCTACGCATTCTGGAAAAGATGGAAATATCGGCTCTATCGTAGGTAAAATCTGCGGCGTAAAAGTCGTGCGTACAAGACACTTGCAAACTCCTATAAAATCACCATTTAGCTATAATCTTAGCTCAAAAGTAGTAGCTGTTTCAAATGCTACAAAAGAGTCTCTTATAAGGCGCGGCGTAAAAGAGAATTTGATAGAAGTTATCCGTACTGGTGTCGATACTCAAAAATATACTAAAAATTTTAAACTAAATTTAAAAAAAGAGTTAGGACTGAGTGAAGAAACAGTATTGATAGGTATAGTAGCAGTTCTAAGAGCGGCTAAAAATCATAAACTTTTAGTAGAAGCTTTTAGCGAATTAAACTTACCTAAAACAGCTTTGGTAATCATCGGCGATGGACCCCAAAAACAGAATTTAGAAAATCTTATAATCGGTAGAAATAACATATTTATGCTTGGGAACAAAGACAATGTGAGCGAGTTTTTAGGTTCGCTTGATATCTTTGTGTTACCATCGAATATGGAAGCTTTGGGTACTGCTATCTTAGAAGCAAGTAGCGCAGGAGTTGCTTGCATAGGAAGTAGAGTTGGAGGCATACCAGAAGCTATCAAAGACGCTCAAACAGGACTTTTGTTTGAAAATGGAAATTTAGAAAGCTTGAAAACGGCTCTGAAAAATTTGATAGAAAATGTAGATCTTAGAGCTGAGTTTGCAAAAAATGGTATAAAATATGTAAAAGATAGCTTTTCTACTGAAGTTATGGCAAAAAAGACGCAACAAATTTATGAAGAGTTGGTAAATGAGGATTAA
- the waaF gene encoding heptosyltransferase II (Pfam match to PF01075.13 Glyco_transf_9) has translation MRILIELPTWLGDAVMASAAVQSLALNYPNCKITFFGSEISTSIYSSYPNCENIIIDNSKKAKFRLFYLLKTALNLDKFDIAVSFRSHFYSKVFFKFIKADKKAIFTPTKNEIHQVQKYMNFIINCLSLKQSIDELKLYFAPFKFKNKTLGLNPGASYGSAKRWYPQYFADVAINLKKSYEVVIFGGKNEQNICDEIALELEKNGVKYQNLCNKTTICELASFIAGLDMFITNDSGPMHIAAAFKVPTIALFGPTKFKETSPYKNNNAKILHLDLDCMPCMKRVCPLNSHECMKNLTPKMVLDAIYKLNPQLDK, from the coding sequence ATGCGCATACTAATTGAGCTGCCCACATGGCTAGGTGACGCCGTGATGGCAAGCGCTGCTGTTCAAAGTCTAGCCCTAAACTATCCAAACTGTAAGATAACCTTTTTTGGATCAGAGATTAGCACGAGTATCTACAGCTCTTATCCAAACTGTGAAAATATCATTATCGATAATTCAAAAAAAGCTAAGTTCAGACTGTTTTATCTGCTAAAAACAGCTTTAAATTTAGATAAATTTGATATAGCCGTAAGTTTTAGAAGTCACTTTTACTCAAAAGTATTTTTTAAATTTATAAAAGCAGACAAAAAAGCTATTTTTACACCTACAAAAAATGAAATTCATCAGGTACAAAAATATATGAATTTTATTATCAATTGTCTGAGTTTAAAACAAAGCATAGATGAGCTAAAACTGTATTTTGCTCCTTTTAAATTTAAAAACAAAACTCTAGGGCTAAATCCAGGAGCAAGCTATGGAAGCGCGAAAAGATGGTATCCGCAGTACTTTGCAGATGTAGCTATAAATTTAAAAAAGAGTTATGAAGTTGTCATTTTTGGAGGAAAAAATGAACAAAATATCTGCGACGAAATAGCATTAGAACTTGAAAAAAACGGAGTAAAATACCAAAATTTATGTAACAAAACCACTATTTGTGAGCTAGCAAGCTTTATAGCAGGTCTTGATATGTTTATCACTAACGATAGCGGTCCTATGCACATAGCAGCAGCTTTTAAAGTGCCTACTATAGCACTTTTTGGACCTACTAAGTTCAAAGAAACCTCTCCATATAAAAATAACAATGCAAAGATACTACATCTTGATTTAGACTGTATGCCCTGTATGAAGAGAGTTTGTCCTTTAAACTCACACGAATGTATGAAAAATCT
- a CDS encoding glycosyltransferase, family 9 (Pfam match to PF01075.13 Glyco_transf_9), producing MKILLIRNDNIGDLICTTPAIEALRKHFCNDQIDIVVNSYNKCVIKNNPFINKIYSYTKPKHKKGVFQKLKAIFGKAKMLFEIYKTGYDTAVVFRTGYSASAELFAIVSRAKKIIGVGDKNGKSRINDKVVFSGEHEVMFCFECLKSLGVRYNGEKTLFVPGTISEQYKDFVFFHISSRISQNMLNDEQILGISKFLKAKFDNVVITAEDPDFGQNISKKSGIKYLKTSSFNELASFLSGAKLLLSCDGGVMHLGPALGVKTIGILGKTDINRWSPWGAKCLQDESLVASNLNIQAVFDAVNEVMK from the coding sequence ATGAAAATCTTACTTATAAGAAATGATAATATAGGTGATCTTATCTGCACAACTCCTGCTATAGAAGCGCTTAGAAAACATTTTTGTAACGATCAAATCGATATAGTAGTAAATAGTTATAATAAATGCGTTATCAAAAACAATCCATTTATAAATAAAATTTATAGTTATACAAAACCGAAGCATAAAAAAGGAGTTTTTCAAAAGCTAAAAGCCATTTTTGGTAAAGCTAAAATGCTTTTTGAAATTTATAAAACCGGTTATGACACGGCGGTTGTATTTCGCACTGGCTACTCCGCTTCTGCTGAATTATTTGCCATAGTTAGCAGAGCAAAAAAAATAATCGGCGTAGGCGATAAAAATGGTAAATCACGCATTAACGATAAAGTAGTATTTTCAGGTGAGCATGAAGTTATGTTCTGTTTTGAGTGTTTAAAGTCGCTTGGAGTACGCTATAACGGTGAAAAAACACTTTTCGTACCAGGTACTATAAGTGAGCAATACAAGGATTTTGTATTTTTTCATATTAGTTCCAGGATTTCTCAAAATATGTTAAATGATGAGCAAATTTTGGGTATATCTAAGTTTTTAAAAGCTAAATTTGATAATGTTGTTATAACAGCTGAAGATCCTGATTTTGGACAAAATATATCTAAAAAAAGCGGTATAAAATATCTAAAAACATCAAGTTTTAATGAACTTGCAAGCTTTTTAAGTGGTGCAAAACTACTTTTGTCGTGCGATGGCGGCGTTATGCATCTTGGACCTGCACTTGGCGTAAAAACTATAGGAATACTTGGAAAAACAGATATAAATCGTTGGTCGCCGTGGGGAGCAAAATGTCTGCAAGATGAGAGTTTAGTGGCTTCAAATTTAAATATACAAGCGGTATTTGACGCAGTTAACGAGGTAATGAAATGA